The nucleotide window ATTTTTAATGGTTTTAAACGACTTCTAATCTTTTgctttacatatttttaattatggattataattttttatgcttgcacttattattattatttttttatggaaaagaaaaggagagggGGTGCAACACGCCTAGTActcacttattttttttattagatattttgagttgtttatccattttttttgtcaaaaatatttgtatcatttatattttttattatattattcattattcTACTGTTTGTAAAAgcacaaattaatataaattaaaacatgaaCTACTCCATCATTTGAGTTCATCGTATCAATTTATAGGGCATGGcaacttattatattttttatgaagaATATTATACAAACCATTTTGAGAAAAATTACGAgtgagaataaaataaataaataaaacaaagaaaaattcttAGCATTCAAATGCCTCAAAGTGCATTGTTATctctaaaccaaaaaaattgtaataaatatagaatacaattaattttaaactaaatacatatacatatataaacaagTTAAAGAGAATTAATTCAAATACAACATATGACTATATagtctatatttatattttaaacaagtcaagacaataatataatataccAAAACCAATTCAACTTTATATCGTATTCTCATGTCATAATTTAGTACCTAAAAAAAAGCCGGATCTCGACAATCACCAAATCTTTATTCTTTACTTTATCATGATGAAAATAAATGGTACCACATTGTATATGAGCCCTAAAGTTTTTGTCCTCCTAACCTCTATGATTAATATAAatcaactttatttatttaacccaaaaaaatatatatatatatatatatatatatgtatattatttggtcaaatataaataaaagagatGAATAAATAGTACTAAAAATTCAATTTCCAAGATCTCACCCCGCAACGCACAAAAGCCATGCACGTGAATCCACGGGAGCAAACACGTGCGATCTTCATGCACGCACGAGTTGGAGCTCGTGTCTATCCTGCTTTGAAATTTGCAATTCAGTACCTCCAATCCcaaacaatcacaaaaaaacaaaattatttaagtgcaaaaataataaataaataaataattatatatatatatattaaaaaaaagaagtgtTTATGGAGTTTTAAAAGGAGGGCATGGAACAATGATAATGGTATGGTGTGAGAGAGTATGTGCATGATACGAACTATATATTCTTGATCACCGACCGAGGAGATTCACCATCATTACTCTTGCAAAAAGGACCCTATAAATATTTCCAATATATTCTTTGCCCCCTTCTCTAGTTAGCTACTctctacttatatatatatatatatatatattcaccatcaatttttttaaaagtaattgaTGGTTAAGATTTTGTTGTCATTTGCATgggtattattattttaaaaaaagattttaaattaaaggtatcattaattaataagtGCAATATAGTATTTGTttgtaaaaactattttttattttttttatttttatttttttgtgtaaatGGTGGATAAACTACTTCAATTAAAAAGTGAACACTGAGAACTGCACAAATTTCTGAAAGCACTACACTTCTACAAAAAAATCACCAAGTGGGTAACTCGAACACTCACAAGCAGAGtgaaacaaagcaaaacaaaaagggCCAATCACTATAAAAAGAGAGGGCGATGATCGTCCTCCGACCaacttgtttttctattttaaaaaactaaatttcaGTCAATACTCCAAAATTGGTTAGTTTAATGATATGATACAAAAGTGTAAGGGGAATAAACAAAGTTTGAATCATTCCCCGAAcaataatgttattatattgTTCATGTTGGCCGGCTAAGATTCAAACAAATTACCTTATGTTATGCATGATTATTTCCAAGTTTAGGGGATGAAgtattaaacaatttaaaacttAAGAAGTGTATTAGGGGGACTTATAAAGTTGGAAAAGTCTTCAAAGATACATAAATAATGAGCGTACTGCATGAAATACAACATAAAAGAGTGATGAAAGTTACAGAGGACCGGGTCACACAAAAATAATGCTCTCATGGTATACCACATTGAGATCAAATGATAAGCATAGAGAGTCTACCCATATATAACAATTTTAGAGTTCATTGACATATTAACTCTTATAATAATAGAATATGTATGAATCCTAACAAGTGGGGAAAGAAAAATCACTGAATGATAAAATGATACAGTAAAATAATCCACTCTGTAGTGGCTTCCAAATTTGGAAAACTCCAACAATATTTAGTGATGAGTGTGTTTTATTTAATGTGgaggaaaaaaagaatgaaactaTTATCACGGACAATGCTAAACTCAAATGGTGtatacaaattatattttatttttctcttaactCAAAAAATTCAGCAACTTATCCAtatttaaaaacacacacacatgatttcaatcatttttaataaaaataattttatgtttgaattcagacaaaaatatatattcaaatcatacATGTTGTTGCCTTCATGGCTGTGTGTACATATACATGTACATGAAAGTAAATCAATTTTCATGGACAATTAAGATAGGTATCAAGAGTGTATCATAatataatttggattttttctttttatttgtgcaGCTATAAATTAGGTAATTTTccttatttgatatatatatatatatatgtgtgtgtgtgtgaaaaaatgGTTGATGTAGGTTATAGAGGGGAGGCTATATATATGTGTTGTGTTACTTGTGTaggtaaaagaaaaattaagggAAAGGGGGTCCCCCAAATCCAAGGTTTTTGATAGTGGTGCTGGTAAAGTTGGCAGTATTTGTAAAACAAAGTGGAACTGCAAAAATCTGgcttttttattactttttccTTGTCTAGGGAATGTGAACTTTACTACTGTTTAATATTATGAACAACtccttttatataatataatatatatatatatatatatagtttcatcAAAGTGGGGGTCAAAAAGTATGCCAATTGCAATCATTAGCGTCTTCTCTTTACTGGttttattaattaacttaaCTCTTGgttaacttctttttttttctttttgttaaaagaaaaacatgcaagTATGTAAATTCTCACTTGTTTATACTACTGTTAATGCTTGTTTAatatttacttcttttttttttcaagagatGAACTAAACAATTTTACATCAAATAATGTAGAATtcttatctaaattttaaatgattACACATTTACACACAATAACATGGAATCCACCACAAATAAGAGTCCTATCCATCTATAGCCTtgtttctatgatttttttactttttgttttactgaaaatatagtttatgtatttcataaaaaatttatatatcaattaaattctttcactaaattttaattctatagCATGAGTTGGCTCAAAGGAAAAACTATGCTACTTTAGGAATCAAGACAGAGCATAGTagttttttaacttttttgtgtttgagaggtctcgagttcgaaacctctcaaacacaatacaataaaaataaaaaaattattgtcaccaatttatataaaaaaaactatatataatattcaattaGATTTTAGCTAATTTTGGCATACTCCAATGGTAAGTTACGAGAGTCCTATACAAGAGGTCGGGAGTTCAAATCACTTTTTTGTTTAGTGAACAATATAAATAGTGGCTTGTCTaatttatcaagaaaaaaaaattaaatttataaaattactttttttttttttacatgttatttgttttttattcattcgatttttttctcattttgtaTACTAATCTTTTCACCACCAGCGGAtatgttgttttttctttgcTCCAAGTTTCACTGATCATCTggttttatatatgatatttatcttttaatgaaTTATCTAtcgtttatccactttattaaaaaattttataaatttatattcatcattttatacatttatatatatacattgccTAAGAAATGGCAAACAATGTCACTCCTCATCACCTTTCACTACAATTCCCATTTGccatatataataagataagtATGAGAggtagaaagagaaagagaaagagagaaaaaaagagagagtggTGAGTGAAAGACAAGAAGAGATAGATAGATGATGTTCCCTTCCAGTGCTAGTCTTATGCTGAACCAAAGGTTGGTGGAGCTTGATCAAAGGAACATGCCAACTTCTCCAATGCCTTTCATCTCTCATCAACCTTCACCATCATCACCACCTcctcccctcctcctcctcctcctcctcctcttcttcatcatcacttGACCCTCCTTCCTCCTTATCTCCTTCaatctcctcttcctcctcctcctcctcctccttctcatcATCTCAGGGAATCCCTTCCCATGACTTCCACTTCTAGTTATCTTCCTTTGAATCCAAGACATGATCCTTGTCCTCCTCTTTCAAGCAATAATATTCCCAGGTTCAATTCCTTGCATgctttcttaattattattatcatcacacacacacacacacacacatatatagatCAAAAGATGTATTTTTCATGGACAGTTGGTTATGTATATATGATCTGATTTAttgattggtttttttatagGACATGGGGAGAGGAAGGGGGGATGAGTGGGAAGAGAACAACCacaacagcaacagcaacagcaacagcaacaacaacattaagtGTGGAAAGGCAGCAGAATCAGAAGATGATAAATAGTAGTGGTGGGAATGGATTGTCAGTGGCTTCCTTAAGGATGAAGAAGGTGAAGGCAAGGAGAAAGGTGAGAGAACCaaggttttgcttcaaaactaTGAGTGAGATTGATGTCCTTGATGATGGCTATAAATGGAGAAAATATGGCCAAAAAGTTGTCAAAAACACCCAACATCCaaggtacatatatataatgcattaattatttctcttccttcttcttcttcttctttttcatcttctttgatGATGGTTTTTTGCATGGTAAGTAGGATTTGTTATGGTGTGCTTGATTTACATGAGATCTTGATTTTTAGTTTGGCCATTGTTTTATCAGTTAAACATGCATAtagcttgtgtgtgtgtatatatgtgtgtgtataaatgAGTTGTTTTGATAGATAAGAGAGAATGCACAGTTGCTGTTGCATGTGATTTTGTAGAAAGAGTCAGTGAGACCTGAGAAGAACATTTATTGTGGAACTTTGAGAGACACTTGAGAATCCTAAGTCTATAGCTTATAAATGTAGACAATCATTTACATATAAAGATAGATtcatatgagagagagagagagagagagagagagatgagttTAGTAAATCAAATGGTTAATAAATGTATGAGATTATAGTTCAATTATTTCAGCAATCATGCATGTATTTTCTCTTCATAGTGTATCTTAATCTCTTAACTTGAAAAATAACCAGTGCATTAGTTAACATATGTTAGTATTTTGTTTGGATAATTGAAGCATGATAGTACTAATGAGATCTTAACACTAATGAACAAATGGTGAActataaaaacacaagaaacacaTCTCTTTTTCATTAACTTAAATCAAAAcatcatcatatatatgcacaatgtataacacaaatatatattaaccaAGTGAATATATAGAAACTTAATTAGCTTAAAATGGAATAATGATTAATGAATTAGCAGTACTATTGTTGAGGAAGAGGAGGATGCTAGGCAGGTTGGTCAGAAGACATGCAACTTAAAAGCACTGTATGAATCACCACACTTGCCTGAATTGTAATCATTCAACCTGCTGGCCCAACAACAGTCATTTGAGAATGAACATGTTGGCTAACTTTTTCATCATACCTGATGAAAAAGTGTGTGCCTCTTTGAGGGCCCATAAGTTCATATTCCTTTGTGACTATGATGGCTATCAGTCCATGATTGATATGAGGGAGACACAGATAGATAGATAGACAGattgatatatacatatattcctCTTTCAGAGATCTTGCTAAGCATGTACAGTAATTAAGTGCATCAAGATCATGTGATCAAGAGGAGTTTTAAGCTAAACTTTATAATAAAATGTAATCATTTCAAAGACTACATGTTGCTTCATTTACAgaagttattatatatatgcattgagATTTAAGAGGGAGTATATCAGAATAGTTAGTATATATTTAACCTTAATTAAGACTagttaaattgaaaaaaagaaaaagactagAATTAATTCCTCATTTCTTCTCCTttgctttcttctctttctttgtactctcttatatatatttatctctcTTACCTAAAAGAGATCAAAAGAAAAGGGAGGGGCAATCTACCTCTCTTTCATGCAAGAGAGAAAGTGAAGAGGGAGTAGAAAGATAGAGACAAAGCTACAGAAAGGAGaggaatgaaagaaagaaagaaagaaagaaagaaagaaagaggaagtgatattgataataaatagtaaatagaagagtacaaatattatatatacatgcaatTTTCTATTTATGCTTTTAATGTTGTCTCATTATTTTCTGCTGATgaatatatatggtttatctacttttataaacaataatagtaatagtaaaagaaaggaaaaagtgGATGAAATTAATttgacatgcatgcatggatggatggatggatgcaGGAGTTACTACAGATGTACACAGGATAACTGCAGGGTTAAGAAGAGAGTAGAGAGGTTGGCAGAGGACCCACGCATGGTCATAACAACTTATGAAGGGAGACATGCACATTCCCCATCACATGATGAAGATCATGACTCACATACTCCATCATCTCATCACCACCCAAGCTTCTTATGGTagtcataatatatatatatatatatatatagatcttcAATTAGTTGTTTACTACTACTTAActatatatttctttgtttgaattcttctttttcttgtttctttttattgggTTTGTAAACTTTAATTACATCTGTGTGATCACTTCATGGATCTAGACTACTTCATATATGTGTGTGTCATTTGTATGTATGTAATATATACTTTCATTTTGggtttaaactttaattaaagAGAGTAATTAAGATGCATTAATGTGAgatcttgttttgttttcctcTTGTGATCTTCTTTCTCTATATATGTTTGCTGCtttttcctcctcctcctcctcctccttatttaattaaagagattaattataattagctAGATGCATTAATACTATCTTGTTTTGTTCCTCTCCCATgatcatctttcttcttcttcttcttcttcttcttcttcttcttcaaagaaaAGAGGCATTAATGTGATATATCTTGTTTTGTTATTCTCttgttgttttcttaatttctctatatgtttgcTGCTGCTACTTCATCATGGGTTTAAAAAAGAGAGTAATTATGATGCATAATTATTTGTTATCTTGTTGATGTTAATTCCCTCTCAGTTTGGgagtacttatatatatatatatatatatattcatggtgATGTTTTAATGATTAACTTGATTAATTTTGGGATTaatatttgttcattaattatttgagaagtgtggttaaaattgtttagaattgtgtttaattaattaatgcatgGTTCATGCACcatatatatgaatgaaatGACATGTTTCTTTAGTTAATTAGATGGAACCTGTTTtgcatgataattaattatgcaTCATAATGTGAAAATTATTGAAGTGTGTTTTAGatagaattaaaattaaaatgctCCTTGATTATTTACATAATATGCAGCTTGAACACCAAAATGATTGTTTTAGATAGATTTTCAgtgttttttttcaatgtttaacTGACTATTAGGCCTAATAGAAATggattttcaataataaaaagattaaaaatgaatgttttataatattttaataaaataaattttataaatccCATTTAAAATCCTTTTCTAATAGTAGTATTGGATtagaaatagaatttaaataatatttgtatagAATGTAATCGTAAATTCATGTTTCTACTATGTTtgtaatatgtttttaataaaattggatTAGAAACAAATACTATGttgtttctaaataaaaactgatcttatttctatttctaaattaaaaacagATTTTCATTCcgtttttaatttgatttaattcgAAACATAgaaaatgtatttttaaatttttttttttctaatctttCAGAATTTTTGTGGTGAGGGTTGTATGATTGTATTAAGTTGGTTTAATTAATATCTTGAGTgcttaaacaaaataaaatgaggggttttttttgtaacttttttttggCACTGCAAAAGGTTCAGTTTAAATgatcatttgaaaaaaaaaaatttaaggcaTAAGAGTGTTCTTATTTATTCTTATGCAAAATACTTGGATGACCTTACGGTAATGACAGTCAAGGttaaggaaatatatatatatatatttaattttcactATTTGATGTAGATAagatttgtattatttgttacTGGATTATCTTTATTGCTTTCATGTAAATATTAttgtcattatattttttttaattgttttactCAGTGTAATCATCTACATATTAGTGCACATATACAGTGGCggaattagaagaaaaaaataatagggtactagctcaaaaaaataaaaataagtttgagaaattttttaaaaaaaatcaaaaatactaTAGTCAGATTAACGacatattcattattatttgcccgatctaattaaaaaaaaatagaagaaggtATAGGGATataatcattaatattttttatgtaagactatgtgtgggctcctttctttccacccggcctttaattgggattgaccggataaaaagcatggatcacaaatcaaattttaatattttgtagacttcaagggattgtgggttcatgacttccattaggggcaagcccctaatgtcaattaccctggacattg belongs to Dioscorea cayenensis subsp. rotundata cultivar TDr96_F1 chromosome 17, TDr96_F1_v2_PseudoChromosome.rev07_lg8_w22 25.fasta, whole genome shotgun sequence and includes:
- the LOC120280126 gene encoding probable WRKY transcription factor 13 encodes the protein MTSTSSYLPLNPRHDPCPPLSSNNIPRTWGEEGGMSGKRTTTTATATATATTTLSVERQQNQKMINSSGGNGLSVASLRMKKVKARRKVREPRFCFKTMSEIDVLDDGYKWRKYGQKVVKNTQHPRSYYRCTQDNCRVKKRVERLAEDPRMVITTYEGRHAHSPSHDEDHDSHTPSSHHHPSFLW